In Sporosarcina luteola, a single window of DNA contains:
- a CDS encoding RNA polymerase sigma factor has translation MSSEAWFDEHYDAVYSYILMLVKDSHTAEDLSQETFMKVVRNAHQFKGDSHVKTWIFRIAYTTTISYFRKKNPITLYFDLYAHSAKHERSPEEIVLLNSQQKQFYEALNQLKPSYQQVIILRKIQDFSTKDTSAILKWSEGKVKMSLSRALVAFKKELEKGGFTNETLNR, from the coding sequence TTGTCCAGTGAAGCGTGGTTTGATGAACATTATGATGCCGTTTACAGTTACATCCTCATGCTCGTGAAAGATTCCCATACAGCCGAGGACTTGTCCCAGGAGACGTTTATGAAGGTAGTTCGGAATGCACATCAATTCAAGGGGGACTCCCACGTCAAAACTTGGATTTTCCGTATCGCCTACACGACGACGATAAGTTATTTCAGAAAGAAGAATCCCATTACGCTTTATTTTGATTTATATGCTCACAGCGCCAAGCACGAACGATCGCCGGAAGAAATTGTCCTTCTTAATTCACAGCAAAAGCAATTTTACGAAGCGCTTAACCAGCTGAAGCCAAGTTACCAGCAAGTGATCATACTGCGGAAGATCCAAGACTTTTCGACAAAAGATACGTCAGCGATCCTTAAGTGGTCAGAAGGAAAAGTGAAGATGAGTTTGTCGAGGGCGCTTGTCGCGTTCAAAAAGGAA